The Molothrus ater isolate BHLD 08-10-18 breed brown headed cowbird chromosome 9, BPBGC_Mater_1.1, whole genome shotgun sequence genome includes a region encoding these proteins:
- the DNAJC6 gene encoding LOW QUALITY PROTEIN: putative tyrosine-protein phosphatase auxilin (The sequence of the model RefSeq protein was modified relative to this genomic sequence to represent the inferred CDS: inserted 1 base in 1 codon) — MDSSGASSPDMESSYGGGLLDMVKGGAGRLFSNLKDNLKDTLKDTSSKVMQSVASYTKGELDISYITSRIIVMSFPAEGVELGFRNHIEDVRTFLDSRHPDHYTVFNLSPKYYRSAKFHNRVSECSWPVRQAPSLHNLYAVCKNMHNWLQQNPKNVCVIHCMDGRAASAVLVSAMFCFCHLFSHPGPAVQLLNTKRPGIVLWPSHRRYIGYICDLIADKPVIPHCKPLTIKSVTLSPVPCFNKQRNGCRPFCDILSGETRILTTSQEYERMKEYRVQEGKVLIPLGATVHGDVVVSVYHMRSTIGGRLQAKMTNTQIFQIQFHTGFIALGTTTLKFTKPELDACDSPDKYPQLFHVILDIEIQSADRQTELTPPWENFTTKDINPSILFSSHQEHQDTLALAGRGATDSPQDNIRNVGQSAFFSSLSWQDQKSDKSSSHPTSEDRAALVHEESEQSDDELLSLSSQHSNASGDKPHGTPKHSKKQQEPPAAPPPEDVDLLGLDGSPMSKSFPSQPSAAPSNSDLLNDLFGVGGPSSPSPAGAAGAAGAAAAAAAAAEEVFHVGAPGSVQSTPRRSAXSASPSPSPRVGEATAFDPFGSSPKQTGPDLLGSFLGSSAVPGDPFLQATRSPSPTVHSDPFHMASSTPTVSIQPDVSSGWDWPNKAGGLGMGSKSAATSPTGSLHSTPTHQAKPQTLDPFADLGSLGASLAGGPSFASKPTTPTGMAGGFPPSPQKPPPQPMGGSGWQQGTGYSWQGTQPKGQPSVPHASPQNKPNYNVSFSATGAQGERGKGAANVDSKPKVSADFEDLLSGQGFNAHKDKKGPKTIAEMRKEEMAKEMDPEKLKVLEWIEGKERNIRALLSTMHTVLWAGETKWKPVSMADLVTPEQVKKVYRRAVLVVHPDKATGQPYEQYAKMIFMELNDAWSEFENQGQKPLY; from the exons ATGGACAGCTCAG GTGCCTCGTCACCAGACATGGAGTCCAGCTACGGGGGAGGCCTGCTGGACATGGTgaagggaggagcagggaggctctTCAGCAACCTGAAGGACAACCTGAAGGACACCCTGAAGGACACCTCCTCCAAGGTCATGCAGTCTGTGGCCAG TTACACCAAGGGAGAGCTGGATATTTCCTACATTACCTCAAGGATCATAG TGATGTCTTTTCCTGCTGAGGGCGTGGAGCTGGGGTTCAGGAACCACATTGAGGATGTCAGGACGTTCCTGGACTCCAGGCACCCCGACCACTACACGGTGTTCAACTTGTCACCCAAATATTATCGCAGTGCCAAGTTCCACAACAGG gtgtctgaGTGCAGCTGGCCCGTGCGGCAGGCGCCCAGCCTGCACAACCTCTACGCTGTCTGCAAGAACATGCACAactggctgcagcagaaccCCAAAAACGTCTGTGTCATCCACTGCATG GACGGCCGTGCAGCCTCAGCAGTTCTGGTCAGTGCAATGTTCTGTTTCTGTCACCTCTTCTCTcatcctggccctgctgtgcagctgctgaacACAAAGAGACCTGGAATTGTACTGTGGCCATCTCACAGGAG GTACATAGGGTACATTTGTGACCTAATAGCAGACAAACCTGTCATCCCCCACTGCAAACCACTCACGATCAAGTCAGTCACCCTCAGCCCCGTCCCCTGCTTCAACAAGCAGCGCAACGGCTGCCGGCCCTTCTGCGACATCCTGAGCGGAGAGACCAGGATCCTCACCACCTCCCAGGAGTACGAGAGGATGAA AGAATACCGCGTGCAGGAAGGGAAGGTGCTGATCCCACTGGGAGCCACTGTCCATGGAGATGTTGTTGTCTCTGTCTACCACATGAGATCCACCATCGGGGGACGCCTCCAAGCCAAA atgACCAACACACAAATATTCCAAATTCAATTTCACACTGGATTCATAGCCCTGGGAACAACCACTCTCAAATTCACCAA GCCTGAGCTGGATGCCTGTGACTCTCCAGACAAATATCCTCAGCTCTTTCATGTTATACTGGACATAGAAATACAGTCTGCAGACAGACAAACTGAATTAACTCCCCCATGGGAGAACTTCACAACAAAAGACATCAATCCCTCAATTCTCTTCTCCTCCCACCAGGAGCACCAGGACACTCTTGCTTTGGCAG gcagaggtgccACGGATTCCCCCCAGGATAACATCAGGAACGTTGGGCAGAGTGCATTCTTCTCCTCTCTCAGCTGGCAAG ATCAGAAATCTGACAAAAGTAGCTCTCACCCCACCTCAGAGGATCGAGCAGCGTTGGTGCATGAGGAAAGCGAACAGTCAGATGACGAACTCTTGTCCCTTTCCAGTCAGCACAGTAATGCCAGCGGTGACAAGCCCCACGGGACacccaaacacagcaaaaagcagcaggagcctccagcagcacctcccccTGAAGACGTGGACCTGCTGGGCCTGGATGGCAGCCCCATGAGCAAGAGCTTTCCCTCGCAGCCCAGCGCTGCCCCCTCTAACTCTGACCTGCTGAATGATTTGTTTGGGGTCGGAGGGCCGAGCTCCCcgagccctgctggagctgctggagctgctggagctgctgctgctgctgctgctgctgctgaggaggttTTCCACGTGGGGGCACCTGGATCTGTGCAGTCGACCCCGCGGCGCTCGG GCTCGGcatccccgtccccatccccgAGGGTAGGAGAAG CCACTGCCTTTGATCCTTTTGGAAGCAGCCCCAAGCAAACTGGTCCAGACCTCCTGGGCTCCTTCCTTGGCTCATCAGCTGTCCCTGGGGATCCTTTCCTTCAAGCCACAAGAAGCCCTTCACCAACTGTGCACAGTGATCCCTTTCACATGG CTTCAAGCACTCCAACGGTTTCCATCCAGCCAGATGTTTCCAGTGGTTGGGACTGGCCCAACAAAGCAG gtgGTTTAGGAATGGGAAGTAAGTCTGCTGCCACCAGTCCTACAGGATccctccacagcactcccaCTCATCAGGCTAAACCCCAAACACTGGATCCATTTGCTGATCTGGGAAGTCTTGGAGCAAGTTTAGCAG gtGGGCCCTCGTTCGCCAGCAAGCCGACCACGCCGACGGGCATGGCCGGGGGCTTCCCACCGTCCCCGCAGAAGCCGCCGCCGCAGCCCATGGGGGGCAGCGGGTGGCAGCAGGGCACGGGGTACagctggcaggggacacagcccaaGGGCCAGCCCAGCGTGCCCCACGCCTCCCCGCAGAACAAACCCAACTACAACGTGAGCTTCTCGGCCACGGGCGCGCAGGGCGAGCGCGGAAAGGGAGCTGCTAATGTTG ATTCCAAGCCAAAAGTGTCTGCAGATTTTGAAGATTTATTATCCGGTCAAGGCTTTAATGCTCACAAGGACAAGAAGGGTCCCAAAACAATAGCTGAgatgagaaaagaagaaatggcaAAGGAGATGGACCCCGAAAAACTAAAA GTCCTGGAGTGGATCGAAGGCAAGGAGAGGAACatcagggctctgctgtccaCCATGCACAcggtgctgtgggcaggggagaCCAAGTGGAAGCCTGTGAGTATGGCAGACCTGGTGACCCCAGAGCAGGTGAAGAAGGTGTACAGGCGGGCTGTGCTCGTCGTTCACCCCGACAAG GCTACTGGGCAGCCATATGAACAATATGCAAAGATGATATTTATGGAGCTGAACGATGCCTGGTCAGAATTTGAAAACCAAGGACAAAAACCTTTGTATTAG